One Alnus glutinosa chromosome 3, dhAlnGlut1.1, whole genome shotgun sequence genomic region harbors:
- the LOC133863526 gene encoding pleiotropic drug resistance protein 1-like, with protein sequence MESGDIYKACSSSSVWGNNAMEVFSRSSRSEEDDEEALKWAALQKLPTYNRLNKGLLTTPHGEATEIDVHDLGLKQRKCLMERLVKVPEEDHEKFLFKLKDRIDRVGIVLPTIEVRFEHLNVAADVHVGSRASSTFLNFSVNILEGFLNYLRILPSSKKQLSILQDVSGVIKPSRMTLLLGPPSSGKTSLLLALAGELDPDLKLSGNVSYNGHEMHEFVPQRTAAYVSQHDLHIAEMTVRETLAFSARCQGVGSRYEMLAELLRREKEANIRPDPDIDIYMKAIATEGQEASVVTDYILKVLGLDVCADTLVGSQIIRGISGGQRKRVTTGEMLVGPSKVLFMDEISTGLDSSTTFQIVNSIKQYVHILNGTVVISLLQPAPETYDLFDDIILLSDGQIVYQGPREQVLEFFDFMGFKCPERKGVADFLQEVTSRKDQEQYWTRKNELYRFVTVKEFAEAFESFHVGRKVRDELATPFNKEKSHPAALTARKYGVKKEELLKACLSREFLLMKRNSFVYIFKLIQLTIMALIAMTLFLRTELHHNSATDGSIYTGALFYSIVVIMFSGVAEISMTVAKLPVFFKQRKLLFYPPWAYSLPAWIIKIPLSSLEVAIWVFITYYVIGFDPSVARLFKQFLVLFLVNQMASALFRFVAVIGRGNLIVANTFGSFALVMLFALGGFVLSRENIKKWWIWGYWISPMMYGQNALVINEFLGKSWRQVLPSSTESLGVEVLKSRGFFSHAYWYWIGVGALVGYVLFLNAGFTLALTFLNPLGKPETVKSEEPQSNGCDDRSEKAIGSPISRGNSSTHRTNIESGNEISRNRRKGMVLPFEQHTLTFDEITYSVDMPQEIKNKGVTDDQLVLLKGASGAFRPGVLTALMGVSGAGKTTLMDVLAGRKTDGYIDGKITISGYPKKQETFARVSGYCEQNDIHSPHVTVYESLLYSAWLRLSADVDSETRKMFIEEVMELVELKPLRQALVGLPGVNGLSTEQRKRLTIAVELVANPSIIFMDEPTSGLDARAAAIVMRTVRNTVDTGRTVVCTIHQPSIDIFEAFDELFLLKQGGQEIYVGPLGRHSCHLIKYFEGLGVSKIQDGYNPATWMLEVTSSARETALGIDFANAYRNSELYRRNKSLVRELSSPVPGSKDLFFPTQYSQSYFSQFMACLWKQHWSYWRNPLYTAVRFLFTMIIALMFGTMFWNLGSKTTKQQDVFNAMGSMYAAVIFIGVKNSNSVQPVVAVERTVFYRERAAGMYAALPYAFAQVVIELPYVFVQAVAYGLIVYAMIGFEWTAAKFFWYIFFMYFSLLYFTFYGMMAVAMTPNHHIASVIASAFYGIWNIFSGFIVPRPRIPIWWRWYSWACPIAWSLYGLTASEFGDKKSMLETGETVEEFVRDYFGFRHDFVGVAAAAVFGFAVLFAFIFAMSIKVFNFQRR encoded by the exons ATGGAGAGTGGTGATATATATAAGGCCTGCAGTAGTTCGTCGGTATGGGGGAACAATGCCATGGAAGTCTTCTCGAGATCTTCACGATCAGAGGAAGACGACGAAGAAGCTCTCAAATGGGCTGCGCTACAGAAGCTTCCTACTTACAATCGTTTGAACAAAGGATTACTGACAACGCCGCATGGCGAAGCCACCGAAATCGACGTGCATGATCTTGGGCTCAAGCAAAGGAAATGTTTGATGGAGAGGTTGGTGAAGGTCCCCGAAGAGGATCATGAGAAATTCTTGTTCAAGCTCAAGGACCGCATCGACAG AGTTGGAATTGTTCTTCCTACAATTGAAGTCCGGTTCGAGCATTTAAATGTTGCGGCAGATGTTCATGTTGGAAGCAGGGCTTCGTCTACATTCTTAAATTTCTCTGTTAACATACTTGAG GGTTTCTTGAATTATCTTCGTATTCTTCCAAGTAGCAAGAAACAACTGTCTATCCTTCAAGATGTTAGTGGAGTCATCAAGCCTAGCAG AATGACATTGCTTTTGGGGCCTCCAAGTTCCGGAAAGACCTCGCTCTTGTTGGCTTTGGCTGGAGAGCTTGATCCCGACCTAAAG CTCTCTGGAAATGTGAGTTATAATGGCCATGAAATGCACGAGTTCGTTCCCCAGAGAACTGCAGCCTATGTGAGTCAACATGACCTCCATATTGCTGAAATGACTGTGAGGGAAACCTTGGCCTTTTCTGCAAGATGTCAAGGGGTCGGATCGCGTTATG AGATGCTAGCGGAGCTattaagaagagagaaagaagccaACATTAGGCCTGATCCTGATATTGATATCTACATGAAG GCGATAGCAACAGAAGGTCAGGAGGCAAGCGTGGTGACAGATTATATTCTAAAG GTTTTGGGATTGGATGTCTGTGCAGATACCTTGGTAGGAAGTCAAATTATACGGGGAATATCTGGAGGACAAAGGAAGCGTGTTACAACAG GCGAGATGTTGGTCGGACCATCTAAGGTGCTATTCATGGATGAGATATCTACTGGTTTGGATAGCTCGACAACATTTCAGATCGTGAATTCAATCAAGCAATATGTTCACATTCTCAATGGAACTGTTGTCATCTCACTCCTCCAGCCGGCACCAGAGACTTATGATCTTTTTGATGACATTATTCTTCTCTCTGATGGCCAGATTGTGTACCAGGGTCCCCGTGAACAAGTGCTagaattttttgattttatgggCTTTAAATGTCCTGAGAGGAAAGGAGTCGCCGACTTCCTGCAAGAA GTAACATCAAGGAAAGATCAGGAGCAGTATTGGACTCGTAAAAATGAGCTTTACCGATTTGTTACCGTTAAGGAATTTGCGGAGGCATTCGAATCATTCCATGTGGGGCGGAAGGTTAGGGATGAACTCGCAACTCCCTTCAACAAGGAAAAGAGCCACCCAGCTGCTTTGACAGCTAGAAAATATGGTGTTAAAAAGGAGGAGCTTTTGAAAGCTTGCTTGTCAAGAGAATTCTTGCTTATGAAGAGGAATTCGTTTGTCTACATTTTCAAGCTCATCCAA CTTACAATAATGGCACTGATTGCGATGACACTTTTCCTACGGACTGAGTTGCACCACAATTCAGCAACTGATGGAAGTATCTACACTGGTGCTTTGTTCTATAGCATCGTTGTTATCATGTTTAGTGGTGTAGCTGAGATTTCCATGACCGTTGCAAAGCTTCCAGTTTTCTTCAAGCAAAGGAAGCTCCTATTCTATCCTCCATGGGCATATTCTCTCCCTGCATGGATCATCAAGATCCCTCTCTCGTCTCTAGAAGTTGCAATCTGGGTTTTCATCACCTACTATGTCATTGGATTTGACCCAAGTGTTGCAAG GTTGTTTAAGCAGTTCCTTGTGCTCTTCCTTGTAAATCAGATGGCTTCTGCATTATTCCGCTTTGTTGCTGTAATTGGTAGGGGGAACCTGATTGTTGCCAACACATTTGGGTCATTTGCATTGGTCATGCTTTTTGCTTTGGGTGGCTTTGTCCTGTCAAGAg AGAACATAAAGAAATGGTGGATATGGGGTTACTGGATTTCGCCTATGATGTATGGGCAGAATGCTTTAGTAATCAACGAGTTCCTTGGGAAGAGTTGGAGACAA GTTCTGCCAAGCTCAACGGAATCACTGGGGGTCGAAGTTTTGAAGTCTCGCGGATTCTTCTCTCATGCATATTGGTACTGGATAGGAGTAGGGGCATTAGTTGGATATGTATTATTTCTGAATGCTGGCTTCACTCTGGCTCTCACTTTTCTAAATC CATTAGGGAAGCCAGAGACTGTTAAATCAGAAGAGCCTCAAAGCAATGGATGTGATGACAGATCTGAAAAGGCCATTGGATCACCAATATCTAGAGGAAATAGCTCAACTCACAGAACCAACATAG AGAGTGGAAATGAAATTAGCAGGAACAGGAGAAAAGGAATGGTTCTTCCATTTGAGCAGCATACTCTCACCTTTGATGAAATTACGTACTCCGTTGACATGCCACAG GAAATCAAGAATAAAGGTGTCACGGATGATCAATTAGTGCTCTTAAAGGGTGCGAGCGGTGCTTTCAGGCCAGGAGTTCTCACAGCTCTGATGGGTGTCAGTGGTGCTGGTAAAACAACTCTGATGGATGTACTGGCGGGTAGAAAAACTGATGGATATATTGACGGGAAGATCACAATTTCTGGGTACCCAAAGAAGCAAGAAACTTTTGCTCGAGTTTCTGGATATTGTGAGCAAAACGACATCCACTCTCCTCATGTTACTGTCTATGAGTCGTTGCTTTATTCAGCATGGCTCCGTCTGTCTGCTGATGTTGATTCTGAGACAAGGAAG ATGTTCATCGAGGAAGTGATGGAGCTTGTGGAGCTGAAACCACTGAGGCAAGCATTAGTTGGGTTGCCTGGTGTGAATGGTCTCTCAACCGAGCAACGCAAGAGGCTAACCATTGCAGTAGAGCTAGTTGCCAACCCCTCCATAATTTTTATGGATGAACCAACTTCAGGGCTGGATGCTAGAGCTGCTGCTATTGTTATGAGAACGGTAAGGAACACCGTCGACACTGGAAGAACAGTTGTGTGCACCATCCATCAGCCAAGCATCGACATATTTGAAGCTTTCGATGAG CTATTCCTACTGAAGCAAGGAGGGCAAGAGATATATGTCGGGCCATTGGGTCGTCATTCTTGCCATTTAATCAAGTATTTTGAG GGACTAGGAGTCAGTAAAATTCAAGATGGTTACAATCCAGCAACTTGGATGTTGGAAGTTACTTCGTCAGCACGTGAAACAGCTTTGGGGATTGATTTTGCTAATGCATACAGAAATTCAGAGCTGTACAG GAGAAACAAATCACTTGTTAGAGAATTGAGCAGCCCTGTTCCTGGATCAAAGGATCTCTTCTTCCCTACTCAATACTCACAGTCATATTTCTCACAATTCATGGCTTGCTTATGGAAACAACACTGGTCATATTGGCGCAACCCGCTATACACTGCTGTAAGGTTTCTCTTCACGATGATCATAGCCCTGATGTTCGGGACAATGTTCTGGAACCTTGGCTCCAAAAC CACAAAGCAACAAGATGTATTCAATGCTATGGGTTCCATGTATGCTGCTGTTATCTTTATTGGTGTTAAGAACTCTAACTCGGTGCAGCCAGTAGTGGCTGTTGAACGAACAGTCTTCTATAGAGAAAGAGCGGCTGGGATGTATGCAGCCTTGCCATATGCCTTCGCACAG gTTGTGATTGAGCTCCCATATGTTTTTGTACAAGCTGTGGCCTATGGTTTGATAGTATATGCAATGATTGGATTTGAGTGGACTGCTGCCAAATTCTTCtggtatatatttttcatgtattTTTCTCTACTGTACTTCACCTTCTATGGCATGATGGCTGTTGCTATGACACCAAACCACCACATTGCTTCCGTAATTGCTTCTGCATTTTATGGAATATGGAACATCTTTTCAGGATTCATAGTCCCACGACCT AGGATCCCCATTTGGTGGAGATGGTACTCTTGGGCATGTCCAATAGCTTGGAGCTTGTACGGGTTGACTGCATCAGAATTTGGAGATAAGAAGAGCATGCTTGAAACTGGTGAAACAGTTGAAGAATTTGTGAGAGACTATTTTGGTTTCAGACATGATTTCGTGGGGGTGGCTGCAGCTGCCGTTTTTGGGTTCGCAGTACTCTTTGCATTTATCTTTGCCATGTCCATTAAAGTCTTCAATTTCCAAAGGcgatag